Proteins from a genomic interval of Flammeovirgaceae bacterium SG7u.111:
- a CDS encoding purine nucleoside permease, giving the protein MTLRKAVLLTMILGLVAACQEKKVVEIPAKIPVKVVVISLFEQGEDEGDKPGEFQYWVERVPLAETIPFPQGNRNLRYNSEKQILGICAGIGTAKATASIMGLGMDPRFDLSKAYFIVAGISGVDPEDASTGSAAWAEWLVDGDLAHEIDAREIPEDWTTGYLPLRRKEPYELPARADNEGEAYRLDSGLVNWAFDLTKDIKLEDTGDIKKMREKYTEHPNAQKPPVVMKGDQLAAMTYWHGELMNDWANDWVNYWTEGQGNFVTSAMEDTGVMRALLYLGKAGKVDPQRYLVLRTASNFTMQYPGLTAAQSLAGEKLEGEVGYSAFIPSLEAAWKVGSKVVFELSDNWEKYENEIPHK; this is encoded by the coding sequence ATGACTTTAAGAAAAGCAGTTTTGTTGACTATGATACTTGGCTTGGTAGCAGCCTGCCAAGAAAAAAAGGTGGTAGAGATACCTGCAAAAATCCCTGTAAAGGTGGTAGTGATTTCTTTGTTTGAGCAAGGAGAAGACGAGGGAGATAAGCCTGGTGAGTTTCAGTACTGGGTGGAAAGAGTCCCACTTGCCGAAACTATTCCTTTTCCGCAAGGCAATCGCAACCTTCGGTACAATAGCGAGAAACAGATTTTGGGTATTTGTGCGGGAATTGGTACTGCCAAGGCTACCGCATCTATCATGGGCTTGGGGATGGATCCTAGATTTGACCTAAGCAAGGCGTACTTTATAGTAGCTGGAATATCGGGGGTAGATCCAGAAGATGCATCTACAGGCTCGGCTGCTTGGGCAGAGTGGCTTGTAGATGGCGATCTGGCTCACGAGATAGATGCAAGGGAGATTCCTGAGGACTGGACGACAGGTTATCTCCCTCTTCGCCGTAAGGAGCCCTATGAGCTTCCTGCAAGAGCTGATAACGAAGGCGAGGCTTACCGTTTAGATTCGGGCTTGGTCAATTGGGCTTTTGACCTTACAAAAGATATTAAGCTAGAAGATACTGGTGATATAAAGAAAATGAGGGAGAAGTATACGGAGCACCCGAATGCTCAAAAGCCGCCAGTAGTAATGAAAGGCGATCAACTTGCTGCTATGACGTACTGGCACGGTGAGTTGATGAACGACTGGGCGAATGACTGGGTGAATTACTGGACTGAAGGACAAGGTAATTTTGTGACCTCGGCAATGGAAGATACTGGTGTAATGAGAGCATTGCTTTATTTGGGCAAGGCGGGAAAGGTTGACCCGCAGCGCTACTTGGTGCTAAGAACCGCTAGCAACTTCACTATGCAGTACCCTGGCTTAACGGCCGCTCAAAGCTTGGCAGGTGAAAAGCTGGAAGGTGAAGTGGGGTATTCTGCTTTTATTCCTTCGCTGGAGGCTGCTTGGAAAGTGGGGAGCAAGGTTGTTTTTGAGCTTTCAGACAACTGGGAGAAGTACGAAAACGAAATTCCTCATAAATAG
- a CDS encoding glycoside hydrolase family 28 protein, with protein sequence MKNPLKKWKGRMVMAGLALYLFSCNTSSPVNAPQLVEKDNIYAGIEFEMPKVKEASFKDYSVKITDFGAVGDGITNNKEAITSTIEMAAKKGGGKVIIPRGVWLTGPIQLKSNINLHLEDGALLVFSKDFDEYPLIETSFEGLDTYRCISPIYGKDLTNIAITGKGIIDGSGDAWRPVKKSKLTENQWNKLVKSGGVLSENKQTWYPSESSRKGDQKDNFNVPNFDDPKEFEKVKDFMRPVLLSLVDCKKVLLDGPTFQNSPAWNLHPLMCEDVIIRNLTVKNPWYSQNGDGLDLESCKNALIYNNTFDVGDDAICIKSGKNEDGRKRGMPTENVIIKNNIVFHGHGGFTIGSEMSGGVKKMHISNCTFIGTDIGLRFKSTRGRGGVVEDIFISKIDMMNIPAEAIKFNSFYEGKSPVDTKGGKNNIEDTEEDLPPVTEETPAFKNISLKEIHVSNSEIAAFFQGLPEKHLSNISLENSTFEVNKGMFLINSDAFTMKGIDIKLQKGKALTIFNCNDVTVDALAADIVENKGQHVISIEGKTNKHINITNSSIDPSLISGLEK encoded by the coding sequence ATGAAAAACCCACTAAAAAAATGGAAAGGAAGAATGGTGATGGCAGGGCTTGCCTTGTACCTATTTTCCTGCAATACCTCCTCTCCAGTAAACGCACCTCAGTTAGTAGAAAAAGATAATATATATGCGGGCATAGAATTTGAAATGCCCAAGGTAAAAGAAGCTTCCTTTAAAGATTATTCTGTCAAAATAACTGATTTTGGTGCTGTGGGTGATGGCATCACCAATAATAAAGAGGCAATTACCTCTACAATAGAAATGGCTGCAAAAAAGGGTGGAGGAAAAGTGATAATCCCACGAGGTGTTTGGCTTACAGGCCCTATCCAGCTCAAAAGCAACATCAACCTTCATCTTGAAGATGGCGCGCTTCTCGTTTTTAGTAAAGATTTTGATGAATATCCACTTATAGAAACCAGTTTTGAAGGGCTTGACACCTACCGCTGCATCTCCCCTATTTATGGCAAAGACTTAACAAACATAGCCATTACAGGAAAAGGGATTATTGACGGTTCGGGCGATGCTTGGAGACCAGTGAAAAAAAGTAAGCTTACAGAAAACCAATGGAACAAATTGGTAAAGTCTGGTGGAGTACTGAGTGAAAACAAACAGACGTGGTATCCTTCAGAATCATCTAGAAAAGGAGACCAAAAGGATAATTTCAATGTCCCAAATTTTGACGACCCTAAAGAATTTGAGAAAGTAAAAGACTTTATGAGACCAGTACTCCTAAGCTTGGTCGATTGTAAAAAGGTATTGCTCGATGGCCCTACATTCCAAAATTCTCCTGCTTGGAACCTTCACCCACTGATGTGTGAAGACGTGATCATCAGAAACCTGACCGTCAAAAACCCTTGGTACTCGCAAAATGGCGATGGGCTGGATTTAGAATCTTGCAAAAATGCCCTGATTTACAACAATACATTTGATGTGGGCGATGACGCCATTTGCATCAAATCTGGGAAAAACGAGGATGGAAGAAAAAGAGGCATGCCTACAGAAAACGTAATCATCAAGAACAACATCGTTTTCCACGGTCACGGAGGTTTTACCATTGGTAGCGAGATGTCGGGTGGAGTGAAAAAAATGCATATCTCCAACTGTACGTTCATAGGAACTGACATAGGGCTACGGTTTAAAAGTACCAGAGGCAGAGGCGGGGTTGTAGAAGACATTTTCATCTCAAAAATTGATATGATGAATATTCCCGCAGAAGCCATCAAATTCAACTCTTTTTATGAAGGGAAATCTCCTGTAGACACAAAGGGCGGGAAGAATAATATAGAGGACACCGAAGAGGATCTCCCTCCTGTAACAGAAGAAACTCCTGCGTTCAAAAATATTTCCCTCAAGGAAATCCATGTTAGCAACTCCGAAATAGCCGCCTTTTTCCAAGGCTTGCCCGAAAAGCATTTGTCTAACATTAGCTTAGAAAATTCAACTTTTGAGGTAAACAAAGGAATGTTCCTCATCAATTCTGATGCTTTTACTATGAAAGGCATAGATATCAAACTACAGAAAGGAAAAGCATTGACAATATTCAACTGCAACGATGTCACTGTAGATGCATTAGCTGCTGATATTGTTGAGAACAAAGGGCAGCACGTAATCAGTATTGAAGGAAAAACCAACAAACATATCAATATCACAAATTCATCAATTGACCCATCGCTTATCAGCGGATTGGAAAAATAG
- a CDS encoding DUF4861 domain-containing protein, with product MSRYILFLLLFPLFFSQCAKKEFSNEPTKEGTFSIANSSDILLRNSLVSIDKEQIANILNDTSATEIAVLFNNEEIASQTMGEALLFIIDSISAKSELQFQLKKVEGQKRKEFAKKTQAEISVKEGGEWIEVVKKNGNEQFEYQGGTFQNINELRVPDKHTDHSFYIRYEGPGWESDLVGYRFYLDWRNATDIFGKSTHDVVLQDVGQDGFDSYHEQEPWGMDVLKVGKSLGIGAFGVFEEDHATRIDKTDSITCKIAENGSIYSSIKTSYFGWKVAGLSIDLESNLSIHAGTRLSHHQLQVSEALANYCTGIVKDDNATLFTQQGDESQWGFIATYGKQSLNNDNLGLAVFFASKDFKGFREDEHSHIVKINSGTNELDYYFLGAWEGEKGGIKSEAEFIEYIKQTAKKLAQPVKVQL from the coding sequence ATGTCTAGGTATATACTTTTTCTTCTGTTATTCCCTCTCTTCTTTAGCCAGTGTGCAAAGAAGGAATTTAGCAATGAACCTACAAAGGAGGGCACTTTTAGCATAGCCAACTCAAGCGATATTTTGCTGAGAAACAGCTTAGTCAGTATTGATAAGGAGCAAATAGCCAACATACTAAACGATACAAGTGCAACAGAAATAGCTGTACTTTTTAACAATGAGGAAATAGCTTCTCAGACTATGGGCGAGGCTTTACTATTTATTATAGACAGCATTTCAGCCAAATCGGAACTTCAATTCCAACTAAAAAAAGTAGAGGGACAAAAACGAAAGGAGTTTGCTAAAAAAACGCAGGCTGAAATTTCGGTGAAAGAAGGTGGGGAATGGATAGAAGTGGTGAAAAAAAATGGTAATGAACAGTTTGAATATCAAGGTGGGACATTTCAGAACATAAATGAATTGAGAGTACCTGATAAGCACACCGACCATTCTTTTTACATCAGGTACGAAGGCCCTGGGTGGGAGTCCGACTTAGTAGGCTACCGCTTTTACCTCGACTGGCGAAATGCAACGGATATTTTTGGCAAAAGCACGCATGATGTTGTACTCCAAGACGTAGGACAAGATGGGTTTGACTCGTACCACGAACAAGAACCTTGGGGCATGGATGTGTTGAAAGTGGGCAAATCTTTGGGCATCGGAGCTTTTGGGGTATTTGAAGAAGACCATGCCACCAGAATTGACAAAACAGACAGCATAACCTGTAAAATAGCTGAAAATGGCAGTATTTATTCTTCTATCAAAACCAGCTATTTCGGCTGGAAAGTGGCAGGACTTTCCATAGACCTAGAATCAAACCTCAGTATCCATGCTGGTACTCGCCTTAGCCACCACCAGCTCCAAGTGAGCGAAGCCTTGGCAAATTACTGCACTGGAATAGTAAAAGATGACAACGCAACCCTTTTTACCCAACAAGGAGATGAGAGCCAATGGGGCTTCATTGCAACTTATGGAAAACAAAGTTTGAATAATGACAATTTAGGATTAGCTGTCTTTTTTGCAAGTAAAGATTTTAAAGGATTTAGAGAAGATGAGCATAGCCATATTGTAAAAATAAATTCGGGAACAAACGAGCTGGACTACTACTTCTTAGGAGCTTGGGAAGGTGAAAAAGGAGGAATAAAAAGTGAAGCTGAATTTATTGAATACATCAAACAAACAGCAAAAAAATTAGCTCAACCAGTAAAAGTTCAGCTATAA
- a CDS encoding pectinesterase family protein yields MLFCYNAVAQDYDVIVDINGKGDFTSVQAAIDHAPHLRKNRTTIFIKNGVYKEKLILPKTKTNISFIGESVEKTILTFDDYSSKKNQFGETLGTSGSSSFFIYGSGFQAENITFENSSGAVGQAVAVRVDGDEVFFSNCKFLGFQDTLYPHGQGSRQYYLNCYIEGTTDFIFGWSTAVFENCEIFSKTGGQYITAASTLLGEEYGFVFINCKLTGDAPDQSVYLGRPWRPYAQTVFLKCQLGKHIRPEGWHNWNKPDAEKTSFYAEFESEGEGASPASRVPWAKQLTKEDLSHYSLQKIFDGWIPNKNSVLNYDH; encoded by the coding sequence ATGCTCTTTTGTTACAATGCAGTCGCTCAAGATTACGACGTCATAGTTGACATCAATGGGAAAGGAGACTTCACCTCTGTGCAAGCTGCCATTGACCATGCTCCTCATTTGAGGAAAAACAGAACTACGATTTTTATAAAAAATGGAGTGTACAAGGAAAAACTTATCCTTCCCAAAACCAAAACAAACATTTCGTTCATTGGCGAAAGCGTAGAGAAGACCATACTGACTTTTGACGATTATAGTTCGAAAAAGAACCAGTTTGGAGAGACCTTGGGTACTTCTGGCTCTTCTAGCTTCTTTATTTATGGAAGTGGCTTTCAAGCGGAGAATATAACTTTCGAAAACTCATCGGGAGCTGTGGGGCAAGCAGTAGCCGTAAGGGTAGATGGCGATGAAGTTTTCTTTTCCAACTGCAAATTCCTAGGATTTCAAGATACGCTCTACCCCCACGGGCAAGGAAGCAGGCAATATTACCTCAATTGCTACATAGAAGGAACTACCGATTTCATATTTGGCTGGAGCACGGCTGTTTTCGAAAACTGTGAGATATTCTCCAAAACTGGGGGACAATATATCACGGCCGCCTCTACCCTTTTGGGCGAAGAATATGGGTTTGTATTTATCAACTGCAAACTTACGGGCGATGCTCCCGACCAGTCAGTTTACCTCGGCAGACCATGGCGCCCTTATGCGCAAACCGTCTTTTTAAAATGCCAACTGGGCAAGCATATACGCCCAGAAGGGTGGCATAATTGGAACAAGCCTGATGCTGAAAAAACATCTTTTTATGCAGAGTTCGAATCGGAAGGAGAAGGGGCTAGCCCTGCTTCAAGAGTTCCGTGGGCAAAGCAATTGACCAAAGAAGATCTTTCACATTACTCACTGCAAAAAATATTTGATGGATGGATTCCTAATAAAAACTCCGTCTTGAACTATGACCATTAA
- a CDS encoding glycoside hydrolase family 88 protein — translation MKKHITILFLFITLASCSQKVKETDSQPAVEESQKESPLYVQMADSELKRNPDPRLLDFREKPKWEYSNGLVCSAVWKVWQKTKNQKYYDYVLFYADSMIMDDGKILTYRKLDYNIDRVNPGKFVMEVYKETNKDKYKLAIETLRDQMREHPRTSEGGFWHKKRYPSQMWLDGLYMGSPFLAQYATEFGEHAIYDDVAKQIYLIDKYTWDENVGLYYHGWDESREQKWSNPETGRSPHAWGRAMGWFAMALVDVLDFFPEDHPKRADILSIHKKMADAIIANQDASGLWWQVMDRPGDEGNYLEGSASSMFSYFLLKSANKGYLDGKYLDAGKKGYEAIVSDLIQKNDDGTISLTQVCGVAGLGGNPYRDGSYEYYVNEIIRDNDPKGVGPFIMASLEFEKAEKSDL, via the coding sequence ATGAAAAAGCATATTACTATCCTATTTCTTTTTATTACCCTAGCCTCTTGCTCACAAAAGGTAAAAGAGACTGACAGCCAACCCGCTGTCGAAGAATCTCAAAAAGAGAGTCCTCTTTATGTACAAATGGCAGACTCTGAGCTGAAGAGAAACCCCGATCCTCGGCTGCTAGATTTCCGAGAAAAGCCCAAATGGGAATACTCAAACGGATTAGTTTGCTCGGCTGTGTGGAAAGTGTGGCAGAAAACAAAGAATCAGAAATATTACGATTATGTGCTGTTTTATGCTGACTCCATGATTATGGACGACGGTAAAATCCTAACCTACAGAAAATTGGATTACAACATAGACAGGGTGAATCCGGGAAAGTTTGTGATGGAGGTTTATAAGGAAACGAACAAAGATAAGTACAAACTAGCGATAGAAACATTAAGGGATCAAATGCGTGAACATCCACGCACTTCAGAGGGCGGTTTTTGGCACAAGAAAAGATACCCTTCGCAAATGTGGCTTGATGGATTGTATATGGGCTCACCATTCCTAGCCCAATATGCTACTGAATTTGGCGAGCATGCAATCTACGACGATGTAGCCAAGCAGATTTATCTTATTGACAAATACACCTGGGATGAAAATGTAGGCTTGTACTACCACGGTTGGGACGAGTCAAGGGAGCAAAAGTGGTCAAACCCTGAAACTGGTCGCTCACCTCATGCTTGGGGCAGGGCAATGGGCTGGTTTGCCATGGCTTTGGTAGACGTGCTGGACTTCTTCCCTGAAGACCACCCAAAACGTGCCGATATTCTTTCAATCCACAAAAAAATGGCTGATGCGATCATTGCCAATCAAGATGCTTCAGGACTGTGGTGGCAAGTGATGGACAGACCTGGCGATGAAGGAAACTATTTAGAAGGCTCGGCATCTAGCATGTTCAGCTACTTCTTACTAAAATCTGCCAACAAGGGCTATTTAGATGGAAAATACTTGGATGCAGGCAAAAAAGGATACGAAGCGATTGTAAGCGATCTCATCCAAAAGAATGATGATGGCACTATCAGCCTTACCCAAGTTTGCGGAGTAGCTGGTTTGGGCGGCAACCCATACAGAGACGGTAGCTACGAGTATTATGTGAATGAAATTATCAGAGACAACGACCCAAAAGGCGTAGGTCCTTTCATAATGGCTTCATTAGAATTTGAAAAAGCAGAAAAAAGTGATTTATAA
- a CDS encoding pectate lyase, which yields MDFKILLIGLAFFTFTSYGALTFSHKGEDAVLAFPEAEGFGKYTTGGREGKVLIVSNLNDSGKGSLREAIKQKFPRIIVFNISGTIELKSELKINHGDLTIAGQSAPGDGICLKNYPLKVSSSNVIIRYLRIRMGDLEQQQDDCISVLRQKDIIIDHCSFSWASDEVASCYDNENFTMQWCIISESMNHSVHEKGAHGYGGIWGGKGATFHHNLLAHHKSRLPRFCGARYHKSPENEVVDFRNNVVYNWKDNNSYAGEEGNHNIVGNYYKPGPATSTSKKGRILNPWSPYGKYYLEGNILDGNSTVTTDNWKGVVADAPDSARTDEPILVLDIETETAQDAYTHVLLHAGASLVRDIVDSRVLKNVKEGLAEFGFEHKGIIDSQTDVGGWPELKTYNFNTDTDKDGMPDKWEAKHDLDPKDNTDHALYSISKNYTNIEVYLNELIKKN from the coding sequence ATGGACTTCAAAATACTACTTATTGGACTAGCTTTTTTCACTTTCACATCGTACGGTGCGCTAACTTTTTCCCATAAAGGAGAGGATGCCGTATTGGCATTTCCCGAAGCAGAAGGTTTTGGCAAATACACTACCGGTGGAAGAGAAGGAAAAGTCTTGATAGTAAGCAACCTCAACGATAGTGGAAAAGGCAGCTTACGTGAAGCCATTAAGCAAAAATTTCCCAGAATAATAGTGTTCAACATATCGGGTACTATAGAGCTCAAATCTGAGCTTAAAATCAACCACGGCGACCTTACTATCGCTGGTCAATCAGCTCCAGGAGATGGTATTTGCCTCAAAAACTACCCTTTAAAAGTTAGCTCTTCAAACGTAATCATCCGATACCTAAGAATAAGAATGGGTGATTTGGAACAACAACAAGACGACTGCATCAGTGTGCTTCGTCAAAAAGACATTATAATCGACCACTGCTCCTTTAGCTGGGCTTCCGATGAAGTAGCCTCTTGCTATGACAATGAGAATTTCACCATGCAATGGTGCATCATTTCGGAAAGTATGAACCACTCTGTACATGAAAAAGGAGCACATGGCTACGGAGGAATTTGGGGCGGAAAAGGTGCTACGTTCCACCACAATTTATTGGCTCACCACAAAAGCAGGCTCCCTAGGTTTTGCGGAGCTAGATACCACAAATCCCCAGAAAATGAAGTTGTTGACTTCAGGAACAATGTAGTCTATAACTGGAAAGACAACAATTCATATGCAGGAGAAGAAGGCAACCATAACATAGTTGGGAATTATTATAAGCCCGGCCCTGCTACTTCTACCTCTAAAAAAGGAAGAATTTTAAACCCTTGGTCGCCCTACGGGAAATATTATTTGGAAGGAAACATATTGGACGGCAACTCTACTGTTACCACCGACAACTGGAAAGGCGTAGTAGCAGATGCCCCCGATTCAGCTAGAACTGACGAACCCATACTAGTTTTGGATATTGAAACTGAAACGGCTCAAGATGCCTACACGCACGTACTGCTACATGCTGGGGCAAGCTTGGTTAGGGACATAGTGGACAGCAGAGTTTTGAAGAATGTGAAAGAAGGTTTGGCAGAATTTGGCTTTGAACACAAAGGAATTATCGACTCCCAAACGGATGTTGGCGGATGGCCTGAGTTGAAAACATACAATTTTAACACTGATACTGATAAAGATGGAATGCCCGATAAATGGGAAGCAAAGCATGACCTAGACCCGAAAGACAACACCGATCATGCCTTGTATTCCATCAGTAAGAATTATACTAATATAGAGGTTTACTTAAATGAACTGATCAAAAAAAATTGA
- a CDS encoding RagB/SusD family nutrient uptake outer membrane protein, with translation MKKLIVIFSLLFFFTSCKDYLEEENKSNVAAEAFYLTPDGYGSLVNANYSAFREIYGQDPWLFMAGTDLYMEGRNPEPVGLSQYSDLTSASEGVNFLYNKCFVAIQRANTALHFAELTEQTEYLPQRVGEIRFLRANAYFLLVQTYGGVSLITEMIAEAKTSFDRNSAEEVYSFIISELEAIVNVVESGAFSGRVNKRAVQDMLAKVYLTRAYEPFGSSDDFSKAASYADAAIAGQSLNLSFEELWTPGNEMNEEVLFSIQFDEASISTDPTDLGSQQQKWSGSYLGGNEVAGDAPYKSYNLCPTRFCLDLFEEGDERWEGTFMTEVYERYYDYFDVEDKSGLTVVEFFEPSWFTDADSAAYSAANPSANYHKYGTHDPEGGDISDNFNTIIVKKFDDPSSLFSEDRSSARDVIVSRLAETYLVAAEAYLGTGDAGTGLARLNTVRNRANATPATAGEFDLDYILDERGRELLGEYKRWFDLKRTGKLVERASAHNPLINQSNFNGAGSELKILRPIPQSALDLNQNKDFPQNPAY, from the coding sequence ATGAAAAAATTAATAGTAATATTCAGTTTATTATTCTTTTTTACTAGCTGCAAAGATTATTTAGAAGAAGAAAACAAGTCAAATGTAGCAGCAGAAGCATTTTACCTAACTCCTGACGGATACGGATCTCTGGTAAACGCCAATTATTCTGCCTTCAGGGAAATTTATGGACAAGATCCTTGGCTATTCATGGCGGGAACAGACTTATATATGGAGGGTAGAAACCCTGAGCCAGTCGGTCTTAGCCAATATTCTGACCTTACTTCAGCTTCAGAAGGTGTAAACTTTCTTTACAACAAGTGTTTTGTTGCCATTCAGAGAGCTAATACAGCCCTTCACTTTGCAGAACTTACCGAGCAAACCGAGTACTTGCCTCAAAGAGTTGGAGAAATCAGGTTCTTAAGAGCAAATGCATATTTCTTGTTAGTTCAGACTTACGGTGGCGTAAGTTTGATTACGGAGATGATTGCTGAAGCAAAAACAAGTTTTGATAGAAACTCTGCTGAAGAAGTTTACTCCTTCATCATTTCAGAATTAGAGGCTATTGTAAATGTAGTAGAAAGCGGAGCGTTCTCTGGTCGTGTGAACAAAAGAGCAGTACAAGACATGCTTGCGAAAGTTTACTTAACTAGAGCTTATGAGCCTTTCGGTTCAAGCGATGATTTTTCAAAAGCGGCTTCTTATGCTGATGCTGCCATTGCCGGCCAGTCTTTGAACCTTTCTTTTGAAGAGCTTTGGACACCCGGCAATGAGATGAACGAAGAAGTATTGTTCTCTATCCAATTCGACGAAGCGTCAATCAGCACCGACCCTACAGACCTTGGTAGCCAACAACAGAAATGGTCTGGCTCTTACTTGGGTGGTAATGAAGTAGCAGGTGATGCTCCTTATAAATCATATAACCTATGCCCTACTCGTTTTTGCCTCGATCTTTTTGAAGAAGGTGATGAGCGTTGGGAAGGAACTTTCATGACTGAGGTTTACGAAAGGTACTACGATTATTTTGACGTAGAAGACAAAAGCGGACTTACAGTTGTCGAATTCTTTGAGCCATCTTGGTTTACCGATGCAGACAGTGCTGCTTATTCAGCCGCAAACCCTTCTGCTAACTACCACAAATATGGCACTCACGACCCTGAAGGTGGTGATATTTCTGATAACTTCAATACCATTATTGTGAAAAAATTTGATGATCCATCATCACTATTTAGCGAGGATAGATCAAGTGCAAGAGATGTAATTGTTTCAAGACTTGCAGAAACCTACTTGGTAGCTGCTGAAGCATACCTTGGTACTGGCGATGCTGGAACTGGTTTGGCTAGACTTAATACGGTAAGAAACCGTGCAAATGCTACTCCTGCCACTGCTGGCGAATTCGACCTTGATTACATCTTGGACGAAAGAGGCAGAGAGCTACTAGGCGAGTACAAAAGGTGGTTCGATTTGAAAAGAACTGGAAAGTTGGTAGAAAGAGCTTCTGCCCACAATCCTTTGATAAACCAGTCAAATTTTAATGGAGCGGGCAGTGAACTTAAAATCTTGAGACCAATTCCTCAAAGTGCATTGGACCTCAACCAAAACAAAGACTTCCCTCAAAACCCTGCTTACTAG